A genomic region of Laspinema palackyanum D2c contains the following coding sequences:
- the psbD gene encoding photosystem II D2 protein (photosystem q(a) protein) — MTIAVGRAQTERGWFDVLDDWLKRDRFVFIGWSGLLLFPCAYLAVGGWLTGTTFVTSWYTHGLASSYLEGCNFLTVAVSTPPNSLGHSLLFLWGPEAQGDFTRWCQLGGLWTFVALHGAFGLIGFCLRQLEIARLLGIRPYNGLAFTGPIAVFVSVFLMYPLGQSGWFFAPSFGVAAIFRFLLFFQGFHNWTLNPFHMMGVAGILGGALLCAIHGATVENTLFEDGEGSNTFRAFEPTQAEETYSMVTANRFWSQIFGVAFSNKRWLHFFMLFVPVTGLWMSAIGVVGLGLNLRAYDFVSQELRAAEDPEFETFYTKNILLNEGIRAWMAPVDQPHENFEFPEEVLPRGNAL, encoded by the coding sequence ATGACAATAGCAGTTGGACGCGCACAGACAGAACGGGGATGGTTTGACGTCCTCGACGACTGGCTCAAGCGCGATCGCTTCGTATTTATCGGTTGGTCTGGCCTATTACTCTTCCCCTGCGCCTATCTCGCAGTGGGAGGCTGGCTGACCGGCACCACCTTCGTCACCTCTTGGTACACCCACGGACTCGCTTCCTCCTATTTAGAAGGTTGCAACTTCCTCACCGTGGCTGTTTCAACTCCCCCGAACAGTCTGGGACATTCCCTCCTGTTCCTCTGGGGTCCTGAAGCCCAAGGGGACTTCACCCGGTGGTGTCAACTCGGCGGTCTCTGGACCTTCGTCGCCCTTCATGGGGCCTTTGGTCTGATTGGCTTCTGCCTGCGTCAGTTGGAAATTGCCCGCCTCTTAGGGATCCGTCCTTACAACGGACTCGCCTTTACCGGACCCATTGCGGTGTTCGTTAGCGTGTTCTTGATGTATCCCTTGGGTCAATCCGGCTGGTTCTTTGCTCCTAGCTTTGGCGTTGCTGCTATCTTCCGCTTCTTGTTGTTCTTCCAAGGGTTCCATAACTGGACCCTCAACCCCTTCCACATGATGGGAGTGGCCGGTATCCTGGGCGGTGCACTGCTATGCGCCATTCACGGAGCCACCGTGGAAAACACCTTGTTTGAAGATGGCGAAGGGTCTAACACCTTCCGCGCCTTTGAACCGACTCAGGCGGAAGAAACCTACTCGATGGTTACCGCTAACCGTTTTTGGTCTCAAATCTTTGGGGTGGCTTTCTCCAACAAGCGCTGGTTACACTTCTTTATGTTGTTCGTGCCAGTAACTGGCTTGTGGATGAGCGCGATCGGGGTCGTTGGCTTAGGGTTAAACCTGCGCGCTTATGACTTCGTGTCTCAAGAACTCCGCGCTGCGGAAGACCCGGAATTTGAAACCTTCTACACCAAGAATATTCTTCTGAATGAAGGGATTCGGGCTTGGATGGCTCCGGTTGACCAGCCTCATGAAAACTTCGAGTTCCCTGAAGAAGTTCTACCTCGCGGTAACGCTCTGTAG
- the psbC gene encoding photosystem II reaction center protein CP43 — protein MVMGGRDQETSGFAWWSGNARLINLSGKLLGAHVAHAGLIVFWAGAMTLFEVGHFIPEKPMYEQGLILLPHLGTLGWGVGPGGEVIDTFPYFVIGVLHLISSAVLGLGGIYHAVRGPETLEEYSSFFGYDWRDKNKMTTILGFHLIVLGLGALLLVLKAMFFGGVYDTWAPGGGDVRVITNPTLNPAVIFGYLTRSPFGGEGWLIGVDNMEDIIGGHIWVGFTCIIGGVYHILTKPFGWVRRAFIWSGEAYLSYSLGALSLMGFVAASFVWFNNTAYPSEFYGPTNAESSQAQAFTFLVRDQRLGASIGTAQGPTGLGKYLMRSPTGEIIFGGETMRFWDFRGPWLEPLRGPNGLDLRKLKNDIQPWQIRRAAEYMTHAPNGSINSVGGIITEANGFNYVNPRAWLAGSHFILAFFFLVGHLWHAGRARAAAAGFERGIDREDEPVLAMTELD, from the coding sequence ATGGTCATGGGCGGACGTGACCAAGAAACCTCCGGGTTTGCCTGGTGGTCTGGAAACGCCCGTCTGATCAACTTATCCGGGAAACTGCTGGGCGCTCACGTTGCTCACGCTGGATTGATTGTCTTCTGGGCTGGAGCGATGACTTTATTTGAAGTCGGTCACTTCATTCCTGAAAAGCCGATGTATGAGCAAGGCTTAATCCTCCTGCCTCACCTGGGTACCCTGGGCTGGGGTGTAGGTCCGGGTGGAGAAGTCATCGATACTTTCCCCTACTTTGTTATTGGTGTTCTGCACCTGATTTCTTCTGCCGTTCTCGGTCTCGGTGGTATCTACCACGCCGTTCGCGGTCCAGAAACCTTAGAAGAATACTCTTCTTTCTTCGGCTATGACTGGCGCGACAAAAACAAGATGACCACCATCTTAGGCTTCCACCTCATCGTTCTGGGATTGGGTGCCTTATTGCTGGTGCTCAAAGCCATGTTCTTTGGTGGCGTGTATGACACCTGGGCACCCGGTGGCGGTGACGTTCGCGTAATCACGAACCCGACCCTGAACCCCGCTGTGATCTTCGGTTATCTAACCCGCTCTCCCTTCGGTGGCGAAGGCTGGTTGATCGGTGTCGATAACATGGAAGACATTATCGGTGGGCACATTTGGGTTGGCTTCACCTGCATTATTGGCGGTGTCTATCACATCCTCACCAAGCCTTTTGGTTGGGTGCGTCGCGCCTTCATCTGGTCTGGAGAAGCTTATCTGTCCTACAGCTTAGGCGCTCTGTCTCTGATGGGCTTTGTGGCTGCTTCCTTCGTTTGGTTTAACAACACGGCTTATCCCAGCGAATTTTACGGCCCCACCAACGCCGAATCTTCTCAGGCTCAAGCCTTCACCTTCTTGGTTCGTGACCAACGCTTAGGTGCCAGCATCGGTACCGCTCAAGGCCCCACGGGTCTAGGTAAATATCTGATGCGCTCTCCGACTGGGGAAATCATCTTCGGTGGTGAAACCATGCGCTTCTGGGATTTCCGTGGCCCCTGGTTGGAACCCCTCCGTGGACCGAATGGCTTGGATCTGCGTAAGCTGAAAAATGACATTCAACCCTGGCAAATCCGTCGGGCTGCTGAGTACATGACTCACGCTCCTAACGGTTCCATCAACTCTGTGGGTGGGATTATCACTGAAGCCAACGGCTTCAACTATGTGAACCCCCGCGCTTGGTTGGCTGGTTCTCACTTCATCTTGGCCTTCTTCTTCTTAGTGGGTCACCTCTGGCACGCTGGCCGCGCTCGCGCCGCTGCTGCTGGATTTGAACGCGGTATTGACCGTGAAGATGAGCCAGTGTTGGCTATGACTGAACTCGATTAA
- a CDS encoding PCP reductase family protein → MSNRDLFDDLEWTEEAKVKLKNIPYFVRSQARQRIIQLAREAELDVVTPEIVERARLEFGQ, encoded by the coding sequence ATGTCTAATCGTGATTTGTTTGATGACTTGGAATGGACGGAAGAAGCGAAAGTTAAGCTGAAGAATATCCCTTATTTCGTGCGATCGCAGGCAAGGCAACGCATCATCCAGTTGGCGCGAGAAGCGGAACTGGATGTGGTGACGCCGGAGATTGTGGAAAGGGCGCGGTTAGAATTTGGTCAGTGA
- a CDS encoding efflux RND transporter permease subunit has protein sequence MLNSLLNLILKNSITQRWIILICALFVTIWGIFTITQMPLDVFPEFAPPQVDIQTQAAGLAPEEVESQITVPIESAVNGLPGVTTVRSSSKVGLSMVQVVFDPNADIYRARQAVTERLQQITNQLPAGIHPPEISPLASPLATILQYAFTVTEEGETSLMDLRHFVDSTLTQQILSVPGVTQITVYGGEERQEQVLVDPAKLRSLNVSLTEVAQAARGANSNAPGGFLIGGGQELLVRGMGQIKSIEDLQQSVVKVQEGSPILLKDVAEVKTGSALKRGDASFNGESAVVMMINKQPNVDTPTVTKAVESRMQLLQETFPADIQIARTFRQSNFIDSAISNVSGSLIQGIIIVSVIMLLFLMNWRTAVITLSAIPLSLVIGLLFMKALGLGINTMTLGGLVVAIGSVVDDSIVDMENCYRGLRTNQAQGNPKHPFQVVYDTSVEVRLSVVFSTVIIIVVFAPIFSLTGVEGRIFVPMGLAYLLSIAASTLVAMTLSPALCAILLANQTLPQEGTFVSRLAERLYRPLLNLSLRSPQIILAIALASLVATLAIVPTLGQVFLPEFREKSMVNSMVLYPGVSLDMTHRAGIALSKSLQNNPLYDWVQVRAGRTPGDADGAGVSMAHVDVELSDLGLKDRETSVQLLRESFLKLPGVAPNIGGFISHRMDEVLSGVRSAVAVKIFGPDLKELRRIGEQVRDAIAPISGVVDLQLEPQLPIRQVQIEYNRQAAATYGLRMEQLSEVVETALNGRVVSQVPENQQLIDIFITLPDKARNSLDAMGAIPISTPTGEIIPLRTVARLSYGMGANVVNRENVSRLIVVSANVANRDLGSVVGDIQAQIQEKVTLPPGYFIQYGGQFESEQRASNSLLGFSILAATAIAVLMFFSVKSLPATIAIMLNLPLALVGGILSIALTGGVISIASLIGFITLFGVAVRNGLLLVDNYNTKFAEGMSLKDVIINGSLDRVNAILMTALTSALGMFPLAIATGAGNEILQPLAIVVLGGLFTSTALTLLVIPALYAQFGKRLMPHPKPANLEIQSGWKTPNSLPH, from the coding sequence ATGTTAAACTCCCTTCTCAATCTCATCCTCAAAAACTCCATTACTCAACGATGGATTATCCTCATTTGTGCCCTTTTTGTCACCATTTGGGGTATCTTCACCATCACCCAGATGCCTCTGGATGTCTTTCCTGAATTTGCACCCCCGCAAGTTGATATTCAAACTCAAGCGGCAGGATTGGCACCGGAGGAAGTGGAATCTCAAATTACTGTTCCTATTGAAAGCGCGGTTAATGGGTTGCCGGGAGTGACAACCGTGCGATCGTCTTCCAAGGTTGGACTTTCAATGGTTCAAGTCGTATTTGACCCCAATGCAGATATTTATCGCGCCAGACAAGCGGTTACCGAACGACTTCAACAGATTACCAATCAACTTCCCGCAGGAATTCATCCCCCAGAAATTTCCCCCTTAGCTTCCCCCTTAGCCACGATTTTGCAATATGCCTTTACCGTCACCGAAGAAGGGGAAACCTCGTTAATGGACCTCCGGCATTTTGTCGATAGTACCCTCACCCAGCAAATTTTATCCGTGCCAGGGGTGACCCAAATTACGGTGTATGGCGGTGAGGAACGACAAGAACAAGTGCTGGTTGATCCGGCTAAATTGCGATCGCTGAATGTCTCTTTAACAGAAGTCGCCCAAGCGGCTAGAGGCGCTAATTCCAATGCACCGGGAGGCTTTTTGATTGGTGGGGGTCAGGAATTATTGGTCCGGGGAATGGGTCAGATTAAATCCATCGAAGACTTACAGCAATCGGTAGTCAAAGTCCAAGAAGGCTCCCCAATTTTACTGAAAGATGTGGCAGAGGTGAAAACCGGATCAGCCCTCAAACGGGGCGATGCCAGTTTTAACGGAGAATCCGCTGTGGTGATGATGATTAATAAACAGCCTAATGTGGATACTCCCACGGTTACCAAAGCGGTGGAATCCCGGATGCAGTTGCTACAGGAAACCTTTCCGGCAGATATCCAAATTGCCCGCACTTTTCGCCAATCGAATTTCATTGATTCCGCTATTAGTAATGTTAGCGGTTCTCTGATTCAAGGCATTATCATTGTCTCGGTGATTATGCTGCTATTTTTGATGAATTGGCGGACCGCTGTGATTACCTTAAGTGCCATTCCTCTCTCATTAGTAATTGGCTTATTGTTCATGAAAGCCTTGGGCTTGGGCATTAATACCATGACGTTGGGAGGATTAGTCGTTGCCATTGGTTCCGTCGTAGATGATTCCATTGTTGATATGGAAAACTGCTATCGTGGACTCCGCACGAATCAAGCACAAGGTAATCCGAAACATCCCTTTCAAGTGGTTTATGATACCTCCGTTGAAGTCCGGCTGTCCGTGGTTTTCTCCACAGTTATTATCATTGTTGTCTTTGCGCCGATTTTTAGTTTAACCGGGGTAGAAGGACGGATTTTTGTACCAATGGGGTTGGCTTATTTACTCTCGATCGCCGCCTCAACCCTCGTCGCCATGACCCTTTCCCCCGCCCTTTGTGCCATTCTCTTAGCCAATCAAACCCTTCCCCAGGAAGGTACTTTTGTTTCCCGGTTAGCAGAAAGACTGTATCGCCCATTGCTAAATTTATCCTTGCGATCACCTCAAATTATTCTGGCGATCGCCCTCGCGAGTTTAGTAGCAACCCTGGCAATTGTTCCCACCTTGGGACAAGTTTTTCTCCCCGAATTTCGAGAAAAATCAATGGTTAACTCAATGGTTTTATATCCAGGAGTCTCCCTGGATATGACCCATCGCGCCGGTATCGCCCTCTCCAAATCCCTGCAAAACAATCCCCTCTATGACTGGGTACAAGTCCGCGCCGGAAGGACTCCCGGAGATGCCGATGGCGCTGGAGTGAGTATGGCTCATGTGGATGTAGAATTGAGTGATTTAGGGTTAAAAGACCGAGAAACTAGCGTTCAATTGCTGCGGGAAAGTTTCCTCAAATTGCCCGGTGTTGCGCCGAATATTGGCGGATTTATTTCTCATCGCATGGATGAAGTGCTCTCGGGAGTCAGAAGTGCAGTCGCCGTCAAAATTTTTGGACCCGATTTAAAGGAACTCCGCCGCATTGGTGAACAAGTTCGAGATGCGATCGCGCCCATTTCTGGAGTAGTTGATTTACAACTAGAACCTCAACTCCCCATTCGTCAAGTCCAAATTGAATACAACCGCCAAGCGGCAGCAACTTATGGATTAAGGATGGAACAATTGTCAGAAGTTGTCGAAACCGCCCTCAATGGTCGAGTTGTGTCTCAAGTGCCCGAAAATCAACAACTGATTGATATTTTTATCACCCTCCCTGACAAAGCGCGCAATAGCTTAGATGCAATGGGTGCAATTCCCATTTCTACCCCAACTGGAGAGATTATCCCACTGCGAACCGTTGCCCGTTTAAGTTACGGCATGGGCGCTAATGTTGTCAATCGGGAAAATGTCTCCCGGCTGATTGTGGTTTCGGCAAATGTAGCGAATCGAGATTTAGGCAGTGTTGTCGGCGATATTCAAGCTCAAATTCAGGAAAAAGTGACCTTACCCCCGGGCTATTTTATCCAATATGGCGGACAATTTGAATCAGAACAACGGGCGAGTAATAGTTTATTAGGGTTTAGTATTTTAGCGGCGACTGCCATTGCTGTGCTGATGTTTTTCTCGGTTAAATCTCTCCCGGCAACTATTGCAATTATGCTGAATTTACCCTTAGCCTTAGTCGGGGGTATTCTCTCCATTGCTTTAACCGGCGGCGTCATTTCCATTGCCTCGCTGATTGGATTTATTACCCTATTTGGGGTGGCAGTCCGTAATGGCTTGTTGCTGGTGGATAATTACAATACTAAATTTGCCGAGGGAATGTCTCTCAAAGATGTGATTATCAACGGTTCCCTAGACCGAGTGAATGCCATTTTGATGACTGCTTTAACTTCAGCATTAGGAATGTTTCCCTTGGCGATCGCCACCGGCGCAGGAAATGAGATTTTACAACCCTTAGCGATTGTGGTTTTGGGAGGGTTATTTACCTCTACCGCCTTAACTCTGTTAGTGATTCCAGCCCTTTATGCCCAATTTGGGAAACGATTAATGCCTCACCCCAAACCGGCAAACCTAGAAATTCAGTCCGGATGGAAAACCCCAAACTCCCTCCCTCACTGA
- a CDS encoding cobalt transporter — MGYSHQSLIRTVLITTVVLSLPKLALSHVGHGDEFQATGGIERVEVNPETDPMLGIVVTPIAPAADGSASILVPITALVNAEDQPLVFVQYQNFYEPVPVTTGATQGELIEVIEGLSVGENLVTEGSLSLYAESRKTQTPETAATPEATATPEPVVTQSTPLIEDPAPQPLETAQQPLATPATESGFPIGWLVGIAIAVILVVTPIALISTRKKSSVLSNDKGDS; from the coding sequence ATGGGTTACTCACATCAATCTTTAATTCGGACTGTCCTGATCACAACGGTTGTTTTATCCCTTCCCAAACTGGCTTTATCCCATGTGGGACATGGGGATGAATTCCAAGCCACGGGCGGGATTGAACGGGTAGAAGTGAACCCGGAAACTGACCCCATGTTAGGCATCGTCGTCACCCCGATCGCCCCGGCTGCCGATGGTAGCGCCTCCATCCTGGTTCCCATCACCGCCTTAGTGAATGCAGAGGATCAGCCACTCGTTTTTGTCCAATATCAAAACTTCTATGAACCTGTTCCCGTTACCACCGGCGCAACTCAAGGGGAACTGATAGAAGTCATAGAGGGATTATCCGTGGGGGAAAATCTTGTCACCGAAGGGAGTTTGTCTCTCTATGCGGAATCTCGCAAAACCCAAACCCCAGAGACTGCCGCCACTCCCGAGGCGACTGCCACTCCAGAACCCGTAGTCACCCAGAGTACCCCCTTGATTGAGGATCCGGCCCCTCAACCCCTGGAAACGGCGCAACAACCCCTAGCAACCCCCGCAACTGAAAGCGGATTTCCGATAGGTTGGTTAGTCGGTATTGCGATCGCAGTAATTCTCGTGGTAACCCCGATCGCCTTAATTAGTACCCGCAAAAAAAGCAGCGTTCTTTCCAATGACAAGGGAGATAGTTAA
- the rppA gene encoding two-component system response regulator RppA: MRILLVEDETDLGQAIKQVLVNEKYVVDWVQDGVQAWDCLESQWTDYTVAIVDWLVPKLSGLKLCQRLRLHQNPLPVLMLTALGQPENRVAGLDAGADDYLVKPFVMEELLARLRALQRRSPQLQPQTLTVGGFTLDYGNNVLSFGMTQPPQLIPLTVKEFQLFAYLMQNCDRIISGSKIRYQLWDLDEEPISNVVAAQMRLLRRKLANYNCPCPIETIPGQGYRFNTSR, translated from the coding sequence ATGAGAATTTTGCTGGTGGAAGATGAGACGGATTTAGGACAGGCGATTAAGCAGGTGTTAGTGAATGAAAAGTATGTTGTAGATTGGGTTCAGGATGGGGTACAGGCTTGGGATTGTCTGGAAAGTCAGTGGACGGATTATACAGTGGCGATCGTGGATTGGTTGGTGCCGAAGTTATCTGGGTTAAAGTTATGTCAGCGATTGAGATTGCATCAAAATCCATTACCTGTGTTGATGTTGACGGCGTTGGGACAGCCGGAAAATCGGGTGGCGGGACTGGATGCTGGGGCGGATGATTATTTGGTGAAACCGTTTGTGATGGAAGAATTACTGGCGCGTTTGCGTGCATTACAGCGGCGATCGCCTCAACTCCAACCCCAAACCCTGACAGTGGGTGGATTTACCTTAGATTATGGCAATAATGTCCTCAGTTTCGGGATGACTCAACCGCCTCAATTGATTCCGTTAACGGTGAAAGAATTTCAACTGTTTGCCTATTTGATGCAAAATTGCGATCGCATTATTTCTGGGAGTAAGATTCGGTATCAACTCTGGGATTTGGATGAGGAACCGATTAGTAATGTGGTAGCGGCACAAATGCGATTATTGCGCCGAAAGTTAGCTAATTATAACTGTCCTTGTCCCATTGAAACCATTCCGGGTCAAGGATATCGATTTAATACCTCTCGATGA
- the rppB gene encoding two-component system sensor histidine kinase RppB, protein MNSHQLFRRSRFRLAFWYAGVMAVILSLSGLSLYRSLIQSNWDAMEREMESIAGTLHDSLEPMLPPSGEATTILKRILPELCVAGESCTISPTLIERHTIGISDRNTYYIRLFNHQGKLLAFSPNPPQGISRTFHPEPWQTFQSPQGIRYHQFTIILHNHDPSESSSLHHSHHSWGYLQIGRTLEAFDGEVQGMQWILGIGFSIALGLVMISSWWLSGLAMQPIYQSYQQQQQFTANAAHELRSPLASLLATVEAILRLPPSNQPEIPLMLQTVERQGRRLSHLISDLLLLTSLEQNSSPIPFKPCCLNDLISDLTEEFLELAIIAELHLVSHIPEAEIYVLGHESQLYRLVSNLIANAIQYTPSGGDVVIELTRRDRLAVITVKDTGIGIAPQEQTRIFERFYRVDSDRSRKTGGTGLGLAIVQAIGQKHQANLSVESQLGSGSIFTVEFTNVCSNPFRG, encoded by the coding sequence ATGAATAGCCATCAATTATTTCGCCGCAGTCGATTCCGTCTTGCCTTTTGGTATGCCGGAGTGATGGCGGTGATTTTAAGTTTGTCCGGTTTGAGTTTGTATCGATCGCTGATTCAGTCCAATTGGGATGCAATGGAACGGGAAATGGAGTCGATCGCCGGGACATTGCATGATAGTTTGGAACCGATGTTACCACCTTCTGGGGAAGCAACAACAATTTTAAAGCGGATTTTGCCGGAACTCTGTGTGGCGGGGGAATCTTGTACTATCAGTCCGACGTTAATTGAACGCCATACCATCGGAATTAGCGATCGCAATACTTATTATATTCGGCTGTTTAATCACCAAGGCAAACTCCTAGCTTTTTCTCCCAATCCTCCCCAGGGCATTTCTCGAACATTCCACCCTGAACCCTGGCAAACGTTTCAGAGTCCCCAGGGAATTCGCTATCACCAATTTACAATTATTTTACACAATCATGATCCGAGTGAGTCTTCCTCCCTGCATCATTCTCATCACTCTTGGGGATATTTACAAATTGGTCGAACTTTAGAAGCATTTGATGGGGAAGTGCAGGGGATGCAATGGATTTTAGGGATAGGGTTTTCCATTGCATTAGGGTTAGTGATGATTTCCAGTTGGTGGCTATCAGGATTAGCCATGCAGCCGATTTATCAATCGTATCAGCAACAGCAACAGTTTACGGCAAATGCTGCCCACGAATTGCGATCGCCTCTGGCGAGTCTGTTAGCAACAGTTGAGGCAATTTTACGATTACCCCCCTCAAATCAGCCGGAAATTCCCCTGATGCTGCAAACCGTGGAGAGGCAGGGACGGCGGTTGAGTCATTTAATTTCTGATTTACTTTTATTAACCAGTTTGGAGCAAAATTCATCCCCAATCCCTTTTAAACCTTGCTGTTTAAATGATTTAATCAGTGATTTAACTGAAGAATTTTTAGAGTTAGCCATCATCGCAGAATTGCATCTAGTGAGTCATATTCCCGAGGCAGAAATTTATGTTTTAGGACATGAATCCCAGCTTTATCGGTTGGTGTCGAATTTAATTGCCAATGCGATTCAATATACCCCCAGTGGCGGGGATGTTGTGATTGAGTTAACGCGACGCGATCGCCTTGCAGTGATTACCGTAAAAGATACCGGAATTGGCATTGCACCCCAGGAACAAACCCGAATTTTTGAACGCTTCTACCGTGTAGATAGCGATCGCAGCCGTAAAACTGGGGGGACGGGATTGGGTTTAGCTATTGTACAGGCGATCGGGCAAAAACATCAAGCTAATCTTTCCGTAGAAAGCCAGTTAGGATCCGGTAGCATTTTTACAGTAGAATTTACAAACGTTTGTAGTAACCCCTTCAGGGGTTAA
- a CDS encoding SWIM zinc finger family protein, producing the protein MTNDPGPMTQDKEWWTQQWLDLLNSYRFKKRLERARVYAREGNVLSIDFEEQKVLAKVQGTDPEPYKVSLWLDPLTDEDWTYVIQTMAERAIFSAKLLSGEMPQNIEEVFAANGVRLFPFTLEQVNSRCSCPDKANPCKHIAAVYYLLGDRFSDDPFVLFQLRGRTQAQILATLRQIRGTDTNAEPADSKVKESKSKLHKSPLKVEKFWQYDDQLESGLVVIAPAPSSETVLDVLGPIPIKPAATGQAVMQSLTSIYQTVSQQAILSALSRDG; encoded by the coding sequence ATGACAAATGACCCAGGACCAATGACCCAGGATAAAGAATGGTGGACGCAACAATGGCTAGACTTGCTGAATTCCTATCGTTTTAAAAAGCGGTTAGAACGGGCAAGGGTTTATGCTAGAGAGGGAAATGTTTTAAGTATTGACTTTGAAGAACAAAAAGTATTAGCCAAAGTCCAAGGAACCGACCCGGAACCGTACAAAGTTTCTCTCTGGTTAGATCCGTTAACTGATGAAGATTGGACTTATGTCATTCAAACAATGGCAGAAAGGGCAATTTTTTCCGCAAAACTGCTTTCGGGGGAAATGCCACAAAACATCGAAGAAGTGTTTGCTGCCAATGGGGTGAGATTGTTTCCATTTACCCTAGAACAAGTCAATTCTCGCTGTAGTTGTCCGGATAAAGCCAATCCCTGCAAACATATTGCAGCGGTGTATTACTTGTTAGGCGATCGCTTTAGTGATGACCCGTTTGTATTGTTTCAATTACGGGGAAGAACTCAAGCCCAAATTCTCGCTACTTTACGGCAGATCCGGGGGACGGATACGAATGCAGAACCAGCGGACTCTAAAGTAAAAGAGTCTAAATCAAAACTGCATAAATCTCCTCTAAAAGTAGAGAAATTTTGGCAGTATGACGACCAGTTAGAATCCGGATTAGTGGTAATTGCCCCTGCGCCCAGTAGTGAAACGGTGTTAGATGTTTTAGGACCGATTCCCATTAAACCGGCAGCAACAGGACAAGCGGTGATGCAGTCATTAACCAGCATTTATCAAACCGTCAGTCAGCAGGCAATTTTATCAGCATTAAGTCGCGACGGATGA